A single genomic interval of Cupriavidus sp. MP-37 harbors:
- a CDS encoding cytochrome P450: MSQSSEFCNALYQLSRSHNAANVELELNGVPVLVIQRHEDADRVLRANASNYRKNMAWFRQALGASRFSEDGAAWEIRRALTQHYFTRFDRQQTFALATQYAHAAVARLAAASAAGAATIDDAVLREMSVSVLVRSFLGVEFAQTGIDLGNLAQLMECGSEYSFVPPGRTSALYRETLARLPDLRRRVLQDFKRFRAPGAADSALLADMLAIDRDPANDVVLEHELLTFFAAGAETTAATMGWACYLLARYPAVQQQLRESLLAATQRDADWETLQRLQPLQRFISETLRLYPPTPIIARFANGPDVIGGRSIPAGQNILVSFIGIQHDARQRPDPWQLDLGQGGAGPGGGTAFSFGPRVCGGKHFALVELAAFLAVFLTQARFTLTSEAPPRYHWKAQMLREGGQPVHVGRAAARPAVDAASRVAGTAQAPAP; encoded by the coding sequence ATGAGCCAGTCGTCGGAGTTCTGCAACGCGCTGTACCAGCTCAGCCGGAGCCACAATGCCGCCAACGTGGAGCTGGAACTGAACGGCGTGCCGGTACTGGTGATCCAGCGCCATGAGGACGCGGACCGCGTGCTGCGCGCCAACGCCTCCAACTATCGCAAGAACATGGCGTGGTTCCGGCAAGCGCTGGGCGCGTCGCGGTTTTCGGAGGACGGCGCGGCGTGGGAGATCCGGCGCGCGCTGACCCAGCATTACTTCACCAGGTTCGATCGCCAGCAGACCTTTGCGCTGGCCACGCAGTATGCGCACGCGGCCGTGGCGCGGCTGGCCGCGGCCAGCGCGGCCGGGGCCGCCACCATCGACGACGCGGTGCTGCGCGAGATGTCGGTGTCGGTGCTGGTCAGGAGTTTCCTGGGCGTGGAATTCGCGCAGACCGGGATAGACCTCGGCAACCTCGCCCAGTTGATGGAGTGCGGTTCCGAGTATTCGTTCGTGCCGCCCGGCCGGACCAGCGCCCTGTATCGCGAGACGCTGGCGCGCCTGCCGGACCTGCGCCGCCGCGTGCTGCAGGATTTCAAGCGGTTCCGCGCGCCGGGCGCGGCGGACAGCGCCTTGCTGGCGGACATGCTCGCCATCGACCGCGACCCCGCCAACGACGTCGTGCTTGAGCACGAATTGCTGACGTTCTTTGCCGCGGGCGCCGAAACCACCGCCGCCACCATGGGCTGGGCCTGCTACCTGCTGGCACGCTATCCGGCCGTGCAGCAGCAGCTGCGCGAGTCCTTGCTGGCCGCGACCCAGCGCGACGCCGACTGGGAGACGCTGCAGCGGCTGCAGCCGCTGCAGCGCTTTATTTCGGAAACGTTGCGCCTCTATCCCCCCACGCCCATCATCGCGCGCTTTGCCAACGGCCCGGACGTGATTGGCGGACGCAGTATTCCGGCCGGGCAGAACATCCTCGTTTCCTTCATCGGCATCCAGCATGATGCGCGGCAACGGCCGGACCCCTGGCAGCTCGACCTGGGCCAAGGCGGTGCTGGCCCAGGCGGCGGCACCGCGTTCAGCTTCGGGCCGCGCGTCTGTGGCGGCAAGCATTTCGCCCTGGTCGAGCTTGCCGCTTTCCTCGCGGTATTCCTGACGCAGGCGCGCTTCACGCTGACCTCCGAGGCGCCGCCGCGCTATCACTGGAAGGCGCAGATGCTGCGTGAAGGCGGCCAGCCCGTGCATGTCGGCCGGGCGGCAGCGCGGCCAGCGGTGGACGCGGCATCCCGCGTAGCCGGTACCGCGCAAGCCCCGGCACCATGA
- a CDS encoding SDR family oxidoreductase: MSARTWFVTGASSGIGLALIQQLLARGDRVAATVRGASCTPELERLRERFGHALCIFGLDLTDGERIAPCVDQVFGSMGRIDVLASNAGAMLVGAAEEVEPAQIRRQLDTNLLGPILLIRAALPHLRRQGGGHIVQLSSEAGQTALPGTSLYSASKWGIEGFCESLALEVAGFGIAVTLVEPGRAPTRLDANADTARQWIDAYQRGAVGNLRRLVAMGRFSGRGDPQRFAQAIIAAAGSAAPPRRLVIGSDAWRNITRALRARLREVEAQQASAAAGDRDQAAQPAPEPPRRVAGPA; encoded by the coding sequence ATGAGCGCCCGCACCTGGTTCGTCACCGGGGCCAGCAGCGGCATCGGCCTGGCACTCATCCAGCAATTGCTGGCGCGCGGCGACCGTGTGGCAGCCACCGTGCGCGGTGCGTCGTGCACGCCGGAACTGGAGCGGCTGCGCGAACGGTTCGGCCATGCGCTATGCATCTTCGGGCTCGACCTCACCGATGGCGAACGGATTGCGCCGTGTGTGGATCAAGTCTTTGGCAGCATGGGGCGCATCGACGTCCTGGCGAGCAACGCGGGCGCCATGCTGGTGGGGGCCGCCGAGGAAGTCGAACCGGCGCAGATCCGGCGCCAGCTCGACACCAACCTGCTGGGCCCGATCCTGCTGATCCGCGCCGCGTTGCCGCATTTGCGCAGGCAGGGCGGCGGGCACATCGTGCAACTCAGCAGCGAGGCCGGGCAGACCGCCTTGCCTGGCACCAGCCTCTACAGTGCCTCGAAATGGGGGATTGAAGGCTTCTGCGAGTCGCTCGCGCTGGAGGTGGCCGGGTTCGGCATTGCCGTCACGCTGGTCGAGCCCGGGCGCGCGCCGACCCGCCTGGACGCAAACGCCGATACCGCGCGTCAATGGATCGACGCCTATCAGCGCGGCGCGGTGGGCAACCTGCGCCGGCTGGTTGCGATGGGCAGGTTCAGCGGCCGGGGCGACCCGCAGCGCTTCGCGCAAGCGATCATTGCCGCCGCCGGCAGCGCCGCGCCGCCGCGCCGGCTGGTCATCGGCAGCGACGCCTGGCGCAATATCACGCGTGCCCTGCGCGCGCGCCTGCGCGAAGTGGAAGCCCAACAAGCTAGTGCCGCGGCGGGGGACCGCGACCAGGCGGCGCAACCCGCACCCGAGCCGCCGCGACGCGTCGCGGGCCCGGCCTAG
- a CDS encoding mechanosensitive ion channel family protein, which produces MSFDALLDLFEQRVPAHPSAQIALYLLALVLIAVLAQWLCGRVSSRLAHRLLTVWGKGQWSRALTRHRAYRRFGYAVGFAVITIGIGEVPHMGRYALAIERLAHAGLWICFFLMLGGVLSAWQDVYASSRRAQTRSIKGYIQVGRLGLGLVCAVLVLSILINRSPLWMLSGLGALSAVLLLVFKDTLLSLVASTQLTSNDMLRIGDWIEMPQCNADGYVKDIALHTVKVQNWDNTVTTVPTYKLFSESYRNYRQMFESGARRIKRTLRLDAGSVRFLEDREVHALMRFRLLHDYLEEKQREVDEANRLLIAAGNDPVNRRRLTNIGTFRAYGIAYLRAHPEIHHDLLLNVRMMEPDSQGIPVEIYCFTALTAWMDYERIQGDVFDHLLAILPELGLRLYQAPSGADLNGVRIAPVLAAAQVAAAQAVQHAPANGAAAGSHPM; this is translated from the coding sequence ATGAGTTTCGATGCCCTGCTGGATCTGTTCGAGCAACGTGTTCCGGCCCATCCGTCCGCGCAGATTGCCTTGTACCTGCTGGCGCTGGTGCTGATCGCGGTGCTGGCGCAATGGCTGTGCGGCCGTGTGTCGTCACGCCTTGCGCATCGCCTGCTGACGGTATGGGGCAAGGGGCAGTGGAGCAGGGCGCTGACGCGCCATCGTGCCTACCGCCGCTTCGGCTACGCGGTGGGCTTTGCCGTGATCACCATCGGCATCGGCGAAGTCCCGCACATGGGCCGCTATGCGCTGGCGATCGAGCGCCTGGCGCATGCCGGCCTGTGGATCTGCTTCTTCCTGATGCTGGGCGGCGTGCTGAGCGCCTGGCAGGACGTGTACGCCAGCAGCCGCCGGGCGCAGACGCGTTCGATCAAGGGCTATATCCAGGTCGGGCGGCTGGGCCTCGGACTGGTGTGCGCGGTGCTGGTGCTGTCGATCCTGATCAACCGCTCGCCGCTGTGGATGCTGTCCGGCCTGGGCGCGCTGTCGGCGGTGCTGCTGCTGGTGTTCAAGGACACGCTGCTGTCGCTGGTCGCGAGCACGCAACTGACTTCCAACGACATGCTGCGCATCGGCGACTGGATCGAGATGCCCCAGTGCAACGCCGACGGCTACGTCAAGGACATCGCGCTGCATACGGTCAAGGTGCAGAACTGGGACAACACCGTGACCACGGTGCCGACCTACAAGCTGTTCTCGGAGAGCTATCGCAACTACCGCCAGATGTTCGAGTCCGGCGCACGCCGGATCAAGCGCACGCTGCGGCTGGATGCGGGCAGCGTGCGTTTCCTCGAGGACCGCGAGGTCCACGCGCTGATGCGTTTCCGCCTGCTGCACGACTACCTGGAAGAGAAGCAGCGCGAGGTCGACGAGGCCAACCGGCTGCTGATCGCCGCCGGCAACGACCCGGTCAACCGGCGCCGGCTGACCAACATCGGCACTTTCCGCGCCTATGGCATTGCCTATCTGAGGGCCCACCCCGAGATCCACCACGACCTGCTGCTGAACGTGCGCATGATGGAGCCCGATTCGCAGGGCATCCCGGTCGAGATCTACTGCTTCACCGCGCTCACCGCTTGGATGGACTACGAGCGCATCCAGGGCGATGTGTTCGACCACCTGCTGGCGATCCTGCCGGAACTGGGGCTGCGGCTGTACCAGGCACCGTCGGGCGCCGACCTGAACGGCGTACGCATCGCGCCGGTGCTGGCCGCGGCGCAGGTGGCGGCCGCGCAGGCGGTCCAGCATGCCCCGGCCAACGGCGCCGCCGCCGGCAGCCATCCGATGTAG
- the purT gene encoding formate-dependent phosphoribosylglycinamide formyltransferase: MTTLGTPLSPSATKVMLLGSGELGKEVLIALQRLGVETIAVDRYDNAPGQQVAHHARTIAMSDPDQLKALIEAEKPHLVVPEIEAIATAMLETLEAAGTVRVIPTARAARLTMDREGIRRLAAESLGLPTSPYQFCDSLEELQAAIDGGIGYPCVVKPVMSSSGKGQSKIDGPEGVKAAWDYAMAGGRVSHGRVIVEGFIDFDYEITLLTVRAIGASGQVETQFCAPIGHLQVSGDYVESWQPQPMHPAALASAQRIAQAVTADLGGMGLFGVELFVKGEQVWFSEVSPRPHDTGMVTMATQWQNEFELHARAILGLPVDTTLRSPGASAVIYGGVEAQGVVFDGVDQALRVPQTEVRLFGKPESFARRRMGVALAYAGDIDTARTRAKEAASRVRPRAVG; the protein is encoded by the coding sequence ATGACCACCCTCGGAACGCCCCTTTCCCCCTCCGCCACCAAAGTGATGCTGCTCGGCTCCGGCGAGCTCGGCAAGGAGGTGCTGATCGCATTGCAGCGCCTGGGCGTGGAGACCATCGCCGTCGACCGCTATGACAATGCGCCCGGCCAGCAGGTCGCGCATCACGCGCGCACCATCGCCATGAGCGACCCGGACCAGCTCAAGGCCCTGATCGAAGCCGAAAAGCCGCACCTGGTGGTGCCCGAGATCGAGGCCATCGCCACGGCGATGCTGGAAACGCTGGAAGCCGCCGGCACCGTGCGCGTGATCCCCACCGCCCGCGCCGCGCGCCTGACCATGGACCGCGAAGGCATCCGCCGGCTCGCCGCCGAGTCGCTCGGCCTGCCGACCAGCCCCTACCAGTTCTGCGACTCGCTCGAGGAACTGCAGGCCGCCATCGACGGCGGCATCGGTTACCCGTGCGTGGTCAAGCCGGTGATGAGCAGCTCCGGCAAGGGCCAGAGCAAGATCGACGGTCCCGAGGGCGTGAAGGCGGCGTGGGACTACGCCATGGCCGGCGGCCGCGTCAGCCACGGCCGCGTGATCGTCGAAGGCTTTATCGATTTCGACTACGAAATCACGCTGCTGACCGTTCGTGCGATCGGCGCCAGCGGCCAGGTCGAAACACAGTTCTGCGCGCCGATCGGCCACCTGCAGGTCAGCGGCGACTATGTCGAGAGCTGGCAGCCGCAGCCGATGCACCCCGCCGCGCTGGCCAGCGCGCAGCGCATCGCGCAGGCGGTCACCGCCGACCTCGGCGGCATGGGCCTGTTCGGCGTCGAGCTGTTCGTCAAGGGCGAGCAGGTCTGGTTCAGCGAAGTCAGCCCGCGCCCGCACGACACCGGCATGGTCACCATGGCCACGCAATGGCAGAACGAGTTCGAGCTGCATGCCCGCGCCATCCTCGGCCTGCCGGTCGACACCACGCTGCGCAGCCCCGGCGCCAGCGCCGTGATCTACGGCGGCGTGGAAGCCCAAGGGGTGGTCTTCGACGGCGTCGACCAGGCCTTGCGCGTGCCGCAGACCGAGGTGCGGCTGTTCGGCAAGCCGGAGAGCTTCGCCCGGCGCCGCATGGGCGTGGCGCTGGCCTATGCCGGCGATATCGACACCGCGCGCACGCGCGCCAAGGAAGCCGCCAGCCGCGTGCGCCCGCGCGCGGTGGGCTGA
- a CDS encoding MFS transporter: protein MLSLAMGLRQSLGIFMPPLTRDIGISVSDFTVAIAVQNLAWGLLQPLAGAWATRIGFRPLMMAGSLLYVIGLVLLATAHSLVGVTLGAGVAIGASMACTGSALAMAVAARPVPAALRSTVLGLVSGAGSLGALLAAPIGQMVTQAYGWRTGLAAFVLLALVMLPAAWAAGRVDRLPLATPAGIGQDNARQALGTALRHAPFVVMALAYFVCGMQLVFLTTHLPSYLDVCGMDPMLSAEALGVIGGFNVLGSIFFGWAGGRFNKLMLLGGIYTLRSLALTWYFSSAPTPQSTLVFAAVMGFLWLGVAPLVSGWIAETFGLRWQAMLGGVAFFSHQIGSFVGAFGGGLVYDALGSYTVAWQAGVALGLAAGLAQIAFAVATRPRPPLMATS from the coding sequence ATGCTCAGCCTGGCCATGGGCCTGCGCCAGAGCCTGGGCATCTTCATGCCGCCGCTGACCCGCGACATCGGCATCTCGGTGTCGGATTTCACCGTCGCCATCGCCGTGCAGAACCTGGCGTGGGGCCTGCTGCAGCCGCTCGCCGGCGCCTGGGCCACGCGCATCGGCTTCCGGCCGCTGATGATGGCGGGGTCGCTGCTGTATGTGATCGGGCTGGTGCTGCTGGCGACCGCGCACAGCCTGGTCGGCGTCACCCTGGGCGCGGGCGTGGCCATCGGCGCGTCGATGGCCTGCACCGGCAGCGCGCTGGCGATGGCGGTGGCGGCGCGGCCGGTGCCGGCGGCGCTGCGCAGCACGGTGCTGGGGCTGGTGTCGGGCGCGGGCTCGCTGGGCGCGCTGCTGGCGGCGCCGATCGGGCAGATGGTGACGCAGGCCTATGGCTGGCGCACAGGCCTCGCCGCCTTCGTGCTGCTGGCGCTGGTGATGCTGCCGGCGGCGTGGGCGGCCGGGCGCGTTGACCGGCTGCCGCTGGCCACGCCGGCGGGAATCGGCCAGGACAACGCGCGCCAGGCGCTCGGCACCGCGCTGCGCCACGCCCCCTTTGTGGTGATGGCGCTGGCCTATTTCGTCTGCGGCATGCAGCTGGTCTTCCTGACCACGCACCTGCCGTCGTATCTCGACGTGTGCGGCATGGACCCGATGCTCAGCGCCGAGGCGCTGGGCGTGATCGGCGGCTTCAACGTGCTGGGCAGCATCTTTTTCGGCTGGGCCGGCGGCCGCTTCAACAAGCTGATGCTGCTGGGCGGCATCTATACGCTGCGTTCGCTGGCGCTGACCTGGTATTTCTCGTCGGCGCCGACACCGCAGAGCACGCTGGTGTTCGCCGCGGTGATGGGCTTCCTGTGGCTCGGCGTGGCGCCGCTGGTGTCGGGCTGGATCGCCGAGACCTTCGGCCTGCGCTGGCAGGCGATGCTGGGCGGCGTGGCCTTCTTCAGCCACCAGATCGGCAGCTTTGTCGGCGCCTTCGGCGGCGGGCTGGTCTATGACGCGCTGGGCTCCTATACCGTGGCCTGGCAGGCCGGGGTGGCGCTGGGGCTGGCGGCGGGGCTCGCGCAGATCGCTTTCGCGGTCGCGACCCGGCCGCGGCCGCCGTTGATGGCGACGTCCTGA
- a CDS encoding tripartite tricarboxylate transporter substrate binding protein, producing the protein MTPKLPASLSHTSAALLLAAAAALPCGAHAAAWPERPITIIVPGAPGGTTDIPTRLVAQKLSAILGQPVVVDNKPGSGGIIGTQAFMRAAPDGYTLLVGNTGSHAINYSAYKQLSYQPQDFLPLTDLISFANVLVVGAQAPVRSVAELVAQLKQSPGKYSYASAGIGQTTHLTAELFRLRTGTEVIHVPYKGSTPATTSVLAGETTFMFDNLTQALPQIRAGKLRALAVTSAERLPALPDVPTMAQAGVKDFVVMGWLGFFAPAKTPPAVAAALQDALGKALRDPEVVTRFRDMGGTPGGEAQPKFAALVRGEIQRWGETIRASKVSLD; encoded by the coding sequence ATGACACCCAAGCTGCCCGCATCGCTGTCCCATACTAGCGCAGCCCTGCTGCTGGCCGCCGCCGCGGCGCTGCCCTGCGGCGCCCATGCCGCGGCCTGGCCCGAGCGGCCCATCACCATCATCGTGCCCGGCGCGCCCGGCGGCACCACCGATATCCCGACCCGGCTGGTGGCGCAGAAGCTGTCGGCCATCCTCGGCCAGCCGGTGGTGGTCGACAACAAGCCCGGCAGCGGCGGCATCATCGGCACGCAGGCCTTCATGCGCGCGGCGCCGGACGGCTACACGCTGCTGGTCGGCAATACCGGTTCGCACGCGATCAACTACAGCGCCTACAAGCAGTTGTCCTACCAGCCGCAGGATTTCCTGCCGCTGACCGATTTGATCTCGTTCGCCAATGTGCTGGTGGTCGGCGCGCAGGCGCCGGTGCGCAGCGTGGCCGAGCTGGTGGCGCAGCTCAAGCAGTCGCCGGGCAAGTATTCCTATGCCTCGGCCGGCATCGGCCAGACCACGCACCTGACCGCGGAACTGTTCCGCCTGCGCACCGGCACCGAGGTGATCCACGTCCCCTACAAGGGATCGACGCCGGCCACCACCTCCGTGCTGGCGGGTGAAACCACCTTCATGTTCGACAACCTGACCCAGGCGTTGCCGCAGATCCGCGCCGGCAAGCTGCGCGCGCTGGCGGTGACCAGCGCCGAGCGCCTGCCCGCGCTGCCTGACGTGCCCACCATGGCGCAGGCCGGCGTGAAAGACTTCGTGGTGATGGGCTGGCTGGGGTTCTTCGCCCCGGCCAAGACCCCGCCGGCGGTCGCCGCGGCGCTGCAGGACGCGCTGGGCAAGGCGCTGCGCGATCCCGAGGTGGTGACCCGCTTCCGCGACATGGGCGGCACCCCCGGCGGCGAGGCGCAGCCGAAGTTTGCCGCGCTGGTCCGCGGCGAGATCCAGCGCTGGGGCGAGACCATCCGCGCATCGAAGGTCAGCCTGGACTGA
- a CDS encoding crotonase/enoyl-CoA hydratase family protein yields the protein MSDTLLKEIRGNVMVLTINRPEARNAMDFETATAIAAALDELDARDDLSLAVLTGAGGTFCSGMDLKGFLAGKRPSIPGRGFGGLTERPPRKVLIAAVEGYALAGGFELVLACDLVVASRAAKFGLPEVKRGLAAAAGGLIRLPRRVPYHVAMEYALTGDMLPAERAYELGLVNRLTDAGGALDAALQLADAVGANGPLAIAASKQVVAQSGDWTREEMFARQKPLIDPVFTSADAREGAAAFAEKRKPVWTGK from the coding sequence ATGAGCGATACCCTGCTGAAGGAAATCCGCGGCAACGTGATGGTGCTGACCATCAACCGTCCCGAGGCCCGCAATGCAATGGACTTCGAGACCGCCACGGCAATTGCCGCCGCGCTGGATGAACTCGATGCGCGCGATGACCTGAGCCTGGCGGTGCTGACCGGCGCCGGCGGCACCTTCTGCTCCGGCATGGACCTGAAGGGCTTCCTGGCCGGCAAGCGCCCGAGCATTCCCGGCCGCGGCTTCGGCGGCCTGACCGAACGGCCGCCGCGCAAGGTGCTGATTGCCGCGGTCGAGGGCTATGCGCTGGCCGGCGGCTTCGAGCTGGTGCTGGCCTGCGACCTGGTGGTGGCCTCGCGCGCGGCGAAGTTCGGCCTGCCTGAAGTCAAGCGCGGCCTGGCCGCCGCCGCCGGCGGCCTGATCCGCCTGCCGCGCCGCGTGCCGTACCACGTGGCGATGGAATACGCGTTGACCGGCGACATGCTGCCGGCCGAGCGCGCCTACGAGCTGGGCCTGGTCAACCGCCTGACCGATGCCGGCGGCGCGCTCGACGCCGCGCTGCAACTGGCCGATGCGGTCGGCGCCAACGGGCCGCTCGCCATCGCCGCCAGCAAGCAGGTGGTGGCGCAGTCGGGCGACTGGACCCGCGAGGAAATGTTCGCGCGGCAGAAGCCGCTGATCGATCCGGTTTTCACTTCCGCCGACGCGCGCGAAGGCGCGGCCGCGTTCGCCGAGAAGCGCAAGCCGGTGTGGACGGGCAAGTGA
- a CDS encoding SDR family NAD(P)-dependent oxidoreductase, protein MKLTNMSAVVTGGASGLGLACVRRLVERGVDVVIADLSEERGNAVVDEFGGKVRFVKADVTDTGQMNAVYDAAEAVAPLRALIHCAGLGGPVRVVEKDGSPGSLGKYESIVRINLIGTFNALRLGAARMAKNELVDGERGACVLTASVAAYEGQIGQIPYASAKAGIVGMTLVAARDLAQRAIRVCTIAPGLFDTPLLAKLPENVRASLGAMVPHPARLGAPDEYASTALHILENPMLNGETIRLDGAIRMAPR, encoded by the coding sequence ATGAAACTGACCAATATGTCCGCCGTCGTCACCGGCGGCGCTTCCGGCCTGGGCCTGGCCTGCGTGCGGCGCCTGGTGGAACGCGGCGTCGACGTGGTCATCGCCGACCTGTCGGAAGAGCGCGGCAACGCCGTGGTCGACGAGTTCGGCGGCAAGGTCCGCTTCGTCAAGGCCGACGTGACCGACACCGGGCAGATGAACGCGGTCTACGACGCCGCCGAGGCCGTGGCCCCGCTGCGCGCGCTGATCCATTGCGCCGGCCTGGGCGGCCCGGTGCGCGTGGTCGAGAAGGACGGCTCGCCGGGCTCGCTGGGAAAGTACGAGTCGATCGTGCGCATCAACCTGATCGGCACCTTCAACGCGCTGCGCTTGGGCGCCGCGCGCATGGCGAAGAACGAGCTGGTCGACGGCGAACGCGGCGCCTGCGTGCTGACGGCCTCGGTGGCGGCCTACGAAGGCCAGATCGGCCAGATTCCCTATGCCTCGGCCAAGGCCGGCATCGTCGGCATGACGCTGGTCGCCGCACGCGACCTGGCGCAGCGCGCGATCCGCGTCTGCACCATCGCCCCGGGGCTGTTCGACACCCCGCTGCTGGCCAAGCTGCCCGAGAACGTGCGCGCCTCGCTCGGCGCCATGGTGCCGCACCCGGCGCGCCTGGGCGCGCCCGACGAATACGCCTCGACCGCGCTGCACATCCTCGAGAACCCGATGCTCAACGGCGAGACCATCCGCCTCGACGGCGCCATCCGCATGGCGCCGCGCTGA
- a CDS encoding thiolase family protein: MQQAVIVDAIRSPMGRSKPGSAFTELHATELLAQVLKGLVERNRLDPGLVDDVITGCVTQAGEQSAGPGRVAWLAAGFPEHVPATTIDRKCGSSQQAVHFAAQGIMAGAYDIVIACGIESMSRVPMGSARIGQNPYGPSMEARYAPGLVSQGVAAELVAARYELSREQMDTYSARSHELAAGARASGAFRREILGISTPNGVVAQDETIRPGTSVEKLGTLQASFRNDELSARFPQIGWNVTAGNASQISDGAAAMLLMSESMAQRLGLKPRARFVAFDVCGDDPIAMLTAPIPASQRAIKKSGLTLEQIDHYEINEAFACVPLAWQKALGADPARLNPRGGAIALGHPLGASGVRLMTTMLHALEDSGQRYGLQSMCEAGGMANATIIERL, encoded by the coding sequence GTCGACGCCATCCGCAGCCCGATGGGCCGCTCCAAGCCGGGCTCGGCCTTTACCGAACTCCATGCCACCGAACTGCTGGCGCAGGTGCTCAAGGGCCTGGTCGAACGCAACCGGCTGGACCCGGGCCTGGTCGACGACGTCATCACCGGCTGCGTGACGCAGGCGGGCGAGCAATCCGCCGGTCCCGGCCGGGTCGCGTGGCTGGCGGCAGGCTTCCCCGAGCACGTGCCGGCCACCACCATCGACCGCAAGTGCGGGTCCAGCCAGCAGGCGGTGCACTTTGCCGCGCAGGGCATCATGGCCGGGGCCTATGACATCGTCATCGCCTGCGGCATCGAGTCGATGAGCCGGGTGCCGATGGGCTCGGCGCGCATCGGCCAGAACCCGTATGGCCCGTCGATGGAAGCGCGCTACGCGCCCGGCCTGGTGTCGCAAGGCGTCGCGGCCGAGCTGGTCGCGGCCAGATACGAGCTGTCGCGCGAGCAGATGGACACCTACTCGGCCCGCTCGCACGAACTGGCCGCCGGCGCGCGCGCGAGCGGTGCGTTCCGCCGCGAGATCCTGGGCATCAGCACGCCCAACGGCGTGGTCGCGCAAGACGAGACCATCCGCCCCGGCACCTCGGTGGAGAAGCTGGGCACGCTGCAGGCGTCGTTTCGCAACGACGAGCTCAGCGCGCGCTTCCCGCAGATCGGCTGGAACGTGACCGCCGGCAATGCCTCGCAGATCAGCGACGGCGCCGCCGCGATGCTGCTGATGAGCGAGTCGATGGCGCAGCGCCTGGGTTTGAAGCCGCGCGCGCGCTTTGTCGCGTTCGACGTCTGCGGCGACGATCCGATCGCGATGCTGACCGCGCCCATCCCCGCCAGCCAGCGCGCAATCAAGAAGAGCGGGCTGACGCTGGAGCAGATCGACCATTACGAAATCAACGAAGCCTTTGCCTGCGTGCCGCTGGCCTGGCAAAAGGCGCTCGGCGCCGACCCGGCGCGGCTGAACCCGCGCGGCGGCGCGATTGCGCTGGGCCATCCGCTGGGCGCCTCGGGCGTGCGGCTGATGACCACCATGCTGCATGCGCTGGAAGACAGCGGCCAGCGCTATGGCCTGCAGTCGATGTGCGAAGCCGGCGGCATGGCCAACGCCACCATCATCGAGCGCCTGTAA